CGTATATGTATCTTTTAATACGATTCGTATGATACTCACGTTAAAAGGACAGCGGTATTTGGCTGCTTTAATCAGTACTGTGGAAGTTGTCATCTACGTCGTCGGGCTAGGGCTCGTCCTTGACAATTTAAACGAGATTCAAAATTTGATTGCGTATGCTGTAGGGTTTGGACTAGGTGTTATGGTTGGGATGAAAATTGAAGAGAAGCTGGCGCTTGGATATATTACGGTCAATGTGATTACAAAAGGTTATGACACGGACGTTGCGAATGC
This genomic window from Litoribacterium kuwaitense contains:
- a CDS encoding DUF2179 domain-containing protein, encoding MLDNGLIMVCIILVINIVYVSFNTIRMILTLKGQRYLAALISTVEVVIYVVGLGLVLDNLNEIQNLIAYAVGFGLGVMVGMKIEEKLALGYITVNVITKGYDTDVANAVREEGYGVTSWVASGREGSRLNMQILTPRKSELRLYELIKSIDPKAFIITYEPKAIHGGFWVRAVRKGKLPQ